One genomic region from Streptomyces sp. NBC_01304 encodes:
- a CDS encoding DNA primase family protein, translated as MSVPAAGSNAKPRTNPVADILARVMGYFANRDDMAPQNEIVTHVTAAYLDQVEPTDPPAPRVLEKELLAIVGGVVKAENFKAAAAAEKYPLPRYLTYWQVAQILLRLHHVIRIAPNAKDTDREYDLLAMYQAAGRARGTYTTSEDDIRTTARMYNTQLTLKEFAEVLAVLREDGPRRHQSTNRDFIAARNGIVFYGAEPLNLTIFGKDFHFEPKQVYPFDPAIVLLTKNDVDYVDDAPQQVITHSKDGDWEVVAWIEELFDRPGDEGLADLIWEIIGAIIRPHVRWGKTAWFYSEQGNNGKGTLCALMRNLVGSGAHTSIPLSDFGKDFALEPLVRANAIIVDENDVGTFIDKAANLKAIVTNDVIQINRKYRMPIAYQFFGFMVQCLNEFPRVKDKSESFYRRQLFVPFTKSFTGAEKKYIKDDYLQRREVLEYVFWYAINRAGASSPGDYYQLSEPVATKEVLAEYKEVNDPVRAFWEEFRERLVWDLAPFTFLYDLYKAWFADVSPSGSPVSNKQFITDLVAIVRPDALWHCPDKNRKIRPGRMMSDPEVLIAEYELKKWSHPSYTGSDPKKKSQPTLQANYRGLLRQTGASAPAGDTTDAPVE; from the coding sequence ATGTCCGTACCTGCCGCCGGTTCCAACGCCAAACCGCGCACCAACCCCGTCGCCGACATCCTGGCCCGCGTCATGGGGTACTTCGCGAACCGCGACGACATGGCTCCGCAGAACGAGATCGTCACCCACGTCACCGCCGCCTACCTCGACCAGGTCGAGCCGACCGATCCTCCGGCGCCCCGCGTACTGGAGAAGGAGCTGCTGGCGATCGTGGGCGGCGTCGTCAAGGCCGAGAATTTCAAGGCGGCCGCGGCCGCAGAGAAGTACCCCCTGCCGAGATACCTGACGTACTGGCAGGTCGCGCAGATCCTCCTGCGCCTGCACCACGTCATCCGGATCGCGCCCAACGCCAAGGACACCGACCGCGAGTACGACCTGCTGGCGATGTACCAGGCCGCGGGCCGCGCGCGGGGGACGTACACCACCAGCGAGGACGACATCCGCACCACGGCGCGCATGTACAACACCCAGCTGACCCTCAAGGAGTTCGCCGAGGTCCTGGCCGTTTTGCGGGAGGACGGCCCGCGTCGGCACCAGAGCACGAACCGCGACTTCATCGCCGCGCGCAACGGCATCGTCTTCTACGGTGCCGAGCCGCTGAACCTCACGATCTTCGGCAAGGACTTCCACTTCGAGCCCAAGCAGGTGTACCCATTCGACCCCGCCATCGTGCTGCTGACCAAGAACGACGTCGACTACGTGGACGACGCTCCGCAGCAGGTCATCACGCACTCTAAGGACGGGGACTGGGAAGTCGTCGCCTGGATCGAAGAGCTCTTCGACCGGCCCGGTGACGAGGGCCTCGCCGACCTGATCTGGGAGATCATCGGCGCGATCATCCGGCCGCACGTGCGCTGGGGCAAGACCGCCTGGTTCTACTCCGAGCAGGGCAACAACGGTAAGGGCACGCTCTGCGCGCTCATGCGCAACCTCGTCGGCAGCGGCGCGCACACCTCGATTCCGCTCTCGGACTTCGGCAAGGACTTCGCGCTCGAACCGCTGGTGCGCGCCAACGCGATCATCGTCGACGAGAACGATGTCGGTACCTTCATCGACAAGGCGGCCAACCTGAAGGCGATCGTGACCAACGACGTTATCCAGATCAACCGCAAGTACCGGATGCCGATCGCCTACCAGTTCTTCGGCTTCATGGTCCAGTGCCTGAACGAGTTCCCGCGTGTGAAGGACAAGTCCGAGTCGTTCTACCGCCGGCAGCTCTTCGTGCCCTTCACCAAGAGCTTCACCGGAGCCGAGAAGAAGTACATCAAGGACGACTACCTCCAGCGACGCGAGGTTCTGGAGTACGTCTTCTGGTACGCGATCAACCGCGCCGGCGCGTCATCTCCAGGTGACTACTACCAGCTCTCCGAGCCGGTGGCCACCAAGGAGGTCCTGGCCGAGTACAAGGAAGTCAACGACCCCGTGCGCGCCTTCTGGGAAGAGTTCCGAGAGCGGCTGGTCTGGGACCTGGCACCGTTCACCTTTCTCTACGACCTGTACAAGGCCTGGTTCGCGGACGTCTCGCCGTCGGGCTCGCCGGTGAGCAACAAGCAGTTCATCACTGACCTTGTGGCGATCGTCCGGCCGGATGCCCTGTGGCACTGCCCGGACAAGAACCGCAAGATCCGGCCCGGCCGGATGATGAGCGACCCCGAGGTGCTCATCGCCGAGTACGAGCTGAAGAAGTGGTCGCACCCGAGCTACACCGGCAGCGACCCGAAGAAGAAGTCCCAGCCGACGCTGCAGGCCAACTACCGCGGACTGCTCCGGCAGACGGGCGCATCCGCCCCGGCGGGCGACACCACTGACGCACCCGTCGAATAA
- a CDS encoding VRR-NUC domain-containing protein, translating into MARTRESTIEDYLLGQCREHGFLCLKFVSPARGGVPDRVVVAPGGTVFVEVKRPGGQLRKLQQLTHAKLRRHGAEVHVVDDKPSVDLFIAHLLKSPSDQQIAAP; encoded by the coding sequence ATGGCTCGCACGCGCGAGAGCACCATCGAGGACTACCTCCTTGGCCAGTGCCGGGAGCACGGTTTCCTGTGCCTGAAATTCGTCTCGCCGGCACGCGGGGGAGTGCCCGACCGGGTCGTCGTCGCCCCCGGCGGCACCGTGTTCGTCGAGGTCAAGCGCCCCGGCGGTCAGCTGCGGAAACTGCAACAGCTCACGCACGCCAAGCTTCGCCGCCACGGGGCCGAGGTTCACGTCGTCGACGACAAGCCGAGCGTCGACCTCTTCATCGCGCACCTCCTCAAGTCTCCATCCGATCAACAGATAGCAGCGCCATGA
- a CDS encoding DEAD/DEAH box helicase: MTTATAPSPISLMPHQQQIHNFLVDHPFAGAWLDIGAGKTLTTLCVLQTVRPMGHILVIAPVAIARSTWIDEIEKWGFPIRTKSLIVDENDRKLSRARRLKRFQEVATDRPTMYFINQELLTQPSQETKLLTPMPGAVPAPAISPEATAILGLLQARGPLGRDELIDEYRALAANSVNKRVPAKAKIRAWVQELLKSALVTWEAYDCRTCSGAGCAQCRFGLVDQLPVQNINGQNTIIWPFQTVIIDESQGFKSHDSQRFQALAAVRPAMNRLIELTGTPSPNGLHDLWSQVYLLDQGQTLGQNITAYRDRWFTPKMVPGIMTPAKWIPTANAEAEIHQAIAHLVMSAQNTNLQLPALTIQNVNVTLPPDLLQAYKDFKRDLVLDIVQTYTADDGKLTQSVESIVVANQAVLTSKLMQFASGTLYTADPDDPATKGRYEVIHDKKIEMTEYLVRNNGGEPVLIAYHFKSDKEQLLTRLRKAGIDVQAFDGSRDMVRRWNAKQIPVMLLHPAAAGHGLNLQHGGSTLIWYTLPFSLEHYLQTNGRLFRTGQTKPVTVHRLIAKGTQDERMPSVLASKQQVQDDLIKAVSGDFNAEQALLAALEEEIREDLNDLWASERA, translated from the coding sequence ATGACTACGGCTACTGCTCCGTCCCCGATCTCGCTGATGCCGCATCAGCAGCAGATCCACAACTTCCTCGTTGACCACCCCTTCGCCGGCGCGTGGCTCGACATCGGGGCCGGCAAGACACTTACGACCCTCTGTGTTCTGCAGACGGTCCGCCCGATGGGCCACATCCTCGTCATCGCGCCCGTGGCGATCGCCCGCTCCACCTGGATCGACGAGATCGAGAAGTGGGGCTTCCCCATCCGGACGAAGTCGCTCATCGTCGACGAGAACGACAGGAAGCTCTCCAGGGCCAGGCGCCTGAAACGCTTCCAGGAGGTCGCCACCGATCGGCCGACGATGTACTTCATCAACCAGGAGCTGCTGACTCAGCCCTCCCAGGAGACGAAGCTGCTCACGCCGATGCCAGGCGCAGTGCCTGCCCCGGCCATCTCACCGGAGGCCACGGCGATCCTGGGCCTGCTCCAGGCGCGGGGGCCGCTGGGCCGAGACGAGCTGATCGACGAGTATCGTGCTCTGGCAGCAAATAGCGTGAACAAGCGGGTCCCCGCCAAGGCTAAAATCCGCGCCTGGGTTCAGGAGTTGCTCAAGTCGGCCCTGGTGACGTGGGAAGCCTACGACTGCCGTACCTGTTCCGGCGCAGGCTGCGCTCAGTGCCGTTTCGGTCTGGTCGACCAGCTGCCGGTCCAGAACATCAACGGCCAGAACACCATCATCTGGCCCTTCCAGACCGTCATCATCGACGAGTCTCAGGGTTTCAAGTCGCACGACTCACAGCGCTTCCAGGCCCTGGCGGCGGTACGGCCGGCCATGAACCGTCTCATCGAGCTCACGGGAACGCCCAGCCCGAACGGTCTCCACGACTTGTGGAGCCAGGTCTACCTGCTCGACCAGGGCCAGACGCTGGGGCAGAACATCACCGCGTACCGCGACCGCTGGTTCACGCCGAAGATGGTGCCCGGCATCATGACGCCCGCGAAGTGGATCCCCACGGCGAACGCCGAGGCCGAGATCCATCAGGCCATCGCGCACCTGGTGATGAGCGCGCAGAACACGAACCTGCAGCTCCCGGCGCTCACCATCCAGAACGTCAATGTCACGCTCCCGCCGGACCTGCTCCAGGCCTACAAGGACTTCAAGCGCGACCTGGTCCTGGACATCGTGCAGACCTACACCGCTGATGACGGGAAGCTGACGCAGAGCGTCGAATCGATCGTTGTCGCGAACCAGGCGGTGTTGACGAGCAAGCTGATGCAGTTCGCCTCGGGCACGCTCTACACCGCGGATCCTGACGACCCGGCCACGAAGGGCCGGTACGAGGTCATCCACGACAAGAAGATCGAGATGACCGAGTACCTGGTGCGGAACAACGGCGGCGAACCCGTGCTCATCGCCTATCACTTCAAGTCCGACAAGGAGCAACTGCTCACGCGGCTCCGGAAGGCCGGCATCGACGTACAGGCCTTCGACGGCTCGCGCGACATGGTCCGCCGGTGGAATGCCAAACAGATCCCTGTGATGCTGCTCCACCCCGCCGCCGCGGGGCACGGCCTGAACCTGCAGCACGGCGGCTCGACGCTGATCTGGTACACGCTGCCGTTCTCGCTCGAGCACTACCTGCAGACCAACGGCCGGCTCTTCCGTACGGGCCAGACGAAGCCGGTGACCGTCCATCGGCTCATCGCCAAGGGTACGCAGGACGAGCGGATGCCCTCGGTGCTCGCCAGCAAGCAGCAGGTCCAGGACGACCTCATCAAGGCCGTCTCCGGGGACTTCAACGCCGAACAGGCGCTTCTCGCCGCCCTGGAGGAAGAGATCCGCGAGGACCTCAACGACCTCTGGGCCTCCGAGCGGGCCTGA
- a CDS encoding NAD(P)/FAD-dependent oxidoreductase — translation MSKLPSTPLGHTRAVVLGGGLAGMLAAAALRHAVDQIDIIEPHALPDQVAPRTGLPQARHAHSLMEGGAEAIDQLLPGTLELLCAAGANRIPLPTGMVAFSPEGWYRRWLRESHYVIAASRDLIDHTVRQQTLKHPGITVHTGHRAVALVGSRRKVTGVRVEDPAHHTRVIPADLIIDATGRASRTPLWLSDLGIPRIKHDKVDSGLAYASRTFQAPSPTKGWPIVTVQADARTEPGQAITILPIENDQWLVSLSGTRSGQPTSNPDDFLPFARGLRHPVAGELLAHARPISDVALTHSTANSRYYYERASAWPDGLIVLGDAVAAFNPVYGQGMSTAALGALALRTAVQQHGAQATGLARRVQRAIARPVNTAWALAVGQDIHFPCTTGKTPNAADRIVQAYSRRLSYTATGNLHAAIALTDVITLRTSPARLFRPDVVLAALLGPGRPQLTGPQFSASERHALPHAEGDRAD, via the coding sequence ATGAGCAAGCTCCCTTCCACGCCCCTCGGGCACACCCGGGCGGTTGTCCTCGGCGGCGGACTGGCCGGCATGCTGGCCGCGGCCGCCCTGCGGCACGCCGTCGACCAGATCGACATCATCGAGCCACACGCCCTGCCCGACCAGGTCGCTCCCCGCACCGGCCTGCCCCAGGCGCGCCACGCCCACTCCCTCATGGAAGGCGGCGCGGAGGCCATCGATCAACTCCTGCCCGGAACCCTGGAGTTGCTGTGTGCTGCCGGCGCCAACCGGATCCCGCTGCCCACCGGCATGGTCGCCTTCTCCCCCGAGGGCTGGTACCGCCGCTGGCTCCGCGAAAGCCACTACGTCATCGCCGCCAGCCGCGACCTGATCGACCACACGGTGCGCCAACAGACCCTGAAGCACCCGGGCATCACCGTGCACACCGGACACCGCGCCGTCGCCCTGGTCGGCAGCCGCCGCAAGGTGACCGGCGTACGGGTGGAAGACCCCGCCCACCACACCCGGGTGATACCTGCGGACCTCATCATCGATGCCACCGGCCGCGCCAGCCGCACCCCGCTCTGGCTGAGCGACCTGGGCATCCCCCGCATCAAGCACGACAAGGTCGACTCAGGCCTCGCGTACGCCAGCCGCACCTTCCAGGCCCCCTCCCCCACCAAGGGCTGGCCCATCGTCACCGTGCAGGCCGACGCCCGCACCGAACCCGGCCAGGCCATCACCATCCTGCCCATCGAGAACGACCAATGGCTGGTGAGCCTGTCCGGCACCCGCAGCGGGCAGCCCACCTCCAACCCCGACGACTTCCTGCCCTTCGCCCGCGGGCTGCGCCACCCGGTGGCGGGCGAACTCCTCGCCCACGCCCGCCCGATATCCGACGTTGCCCTCACTCACAGCACCGCCAACTCCCGCTACTACTACGAGCGAGCTTCCGCCTGGCCAGACGGCCTGATCGTCCTCGGCGACGCGGTGGCCGCGTTCAACCCGGTGTATGGGCAGGGCATGTCGACGGCCGCCCTGGGGGCACTCGCCCTGCGCACCGCCGTCCAGCAGCACGGAGCACAGGCGACCGGTCTCGCCCGGCGGGTCCAACGCGCCATCGCCCGCCCGGTGAACACGGCATGGGCCCTGGCCGTGGGCCAGGACATCCACTTCCCCTGCACCACCGGCAAGACCCCCAACGCGGCCGACCGCATCGTCCAGGCCTATTCCCGCCGACTGTCCTACACCGCGACCGGCAACCTGCACGCCGCTATCGCTCTCACCGACGTCATCACCCTGCGCACATCGCCAGCCCGGCTGTTCCGCCCTGACGTGGTGTTGGCTGCGCTCCTCGGGCCCGGGCGCCCGCAGTTGACTGGGCCACAATTCAGTGCGAGTGAACGCCATGCCCTGCCGCATGCCGAGGGTGACCGCGCCGATTAG
- a CDS encoding MAB_1171c family putative transporter: MLTDNIAFYVGAAALFVACLVKVPSLLRSPHDALLRSACALLFVGGCDLLLVAPDTIATMNRLTGVTNFSAPLVYIMLSAFSGASVVLLVNWRGGQPDRTRRTSRTFVTVYSLVIAAIAGLFWAGSTPREELVDFDTVYATTPYIREMIVLYLVSHGVASTMASLLCWRWAVEVRGTFRVGLRILGTAYVLHVIYDVTKMLAVTARWFHTDWDVLSRDVAPVVAAPSAVLVGTGFLLPLLSRRVSDTLEAIRHLRLLAPLASELGTVTHDSAHHIAISRWSPAVRLRLTQRKTSISDGILQLSPYFDEEIRTAALNASLARGDSEDQARAVADAAVLVAAAGSRRADPDAADAAPQPEVLRVGERDLLPLAQALSSPVVHAIRQRTPAP; encoded by the coding sequence ATGCTGACGGACAACATCGCGTTCTACGTCGGCGCTGCGGCTCTGTTCGTCGCGTGCCTGGTCAAGGTGCCCTCGCTGCTCCGCTCTCCCCACGACGCCCTGCTGCGCTCGGCCTGCGCCCTGCTGTTCGTCGGCGGCTGCGACCTGCTCCTAGTCGCGCCGGACACGATCGCCACGATGAACCGGCTCACCGGCGTCACCAACTTCTCCGCTCCGCTGGTGTACATCATGCTCAGCGCCTTCTCCGGGGCCAGCGTGGTGCTCCTGGTGAACTGGCGTGGCGGGCAACCGGACCGGACACGGCGCACCTCCCGGACCTTCGTCACCGTCTACAGCCTCGTCATCGCGGCGATCGCCGGACTGTTCTGGGCCGGCAGCACTCCCCGCGAGGAGCTCGTCGATTTCGACACCGTCTACGCCACGACTCCCTACATCCGGGAAATGATCGTGCTGTACCTGGTGTCGCATGGTGTCGCCTCCACCATGGCGTCCTTGCTGTGCTGGCGCTGGGCCGTCGAAGTCCGCGGGACCTTCCGCGTCGGTCTGCGGATCCTCGGCACCGCCTACGTGCTGCATGTCATCTACGACGTGACGAAGATGCTCGCGGTGACCGCCCGCTGGTTCCACACCGACTGGGACGTCCTCAGCCGCGATGTGGCCCCCGTGGTGGCCGCCCCCTCGGCCGTCCTGGTCGGCACCGGATTCCTGCTGCCGCTGCTCAGCCGCCGCGTCTCCGACACCCTCGAAGCCATCCGCCACCTGCGGCTGTTGGCCCCGCTGGCCAGCGAACTGGGCACCGTCACCCACGACAGCGCCCACCACATCGCCATCTCCCGCTGGTCGCCGGCCGTCCGGCTGCGCCTGACTCAGCGCAAGACGTCCATCTCGGACGGCATCCTGCAGCTCAGCCCATACTTCGACGAAGAGATCCGCACCGCCGCGTTGAACGCCTCCCTGGCCCGCGGCGACAGCGAGGACCAGGCGCGCGCCGTCGCCGACGCCGCTGTGCTTGTCGCGGCCGCCGGCTCCCGCAGGGCTGACCCCGATGCCGCAGACGCAGCACCGCAGCCCGAGGTCCTGAGGGTGGGCGAGCGTGACCTGCTGCCCCTCGCCCAGGCCCTGTCCTCCCCCGTCGTCCACGCCATACGCCAGCGCACCCCCGCGCCTTAG
- a CDS encoding toxin-antitoxin system, toxin component: protein MKLDGSKRTMRQFSEKFVAEVAELVRPVGDAADDIFTAVAAVASSRRGRPVHLRKVAFPPSAVSGVWLDLEDKDIIAVQENTDPEHQCVILGHELWHMFTEGHHKHETGTATRAHSPGSHQVQELVDLLVTQLPRDDSSPGRLHDAVLHYATRTDFDQDCERQAERFGLTFGTHVTALLTETALHEADGLAGRIEASLGHRGFWT from the coding sequence GTGAAGCTCGACGGGAGCAAGCGGACAATGCGCCAGTTCAGCGAGAAGTTCGTCGCTGAGGTCGCCGAACTGGTGCGCCCCGTCGGCGATGCAGCGGACGACATCTTCACCGCGGTCGCCGCTGTGGCCAGCAGCCGGCGCGGTCGACCCGTGCACCTGCGCAAGGTCGCCTTCCCTCCGAGCGCGGTTAGCGGCGTGTGGCTCGACCTCGAGGACAAGGACATCATCGCCGTCCAGGAGAACACCGACCCGGAGCACCAGTGCGTCATCCTGGGCCACGAGCTGTGGCACATGTTCACCGAAGGCCACCACAAGCATGAGACCGGGACGGCGACGCGCGCACACAGCCCCGGCTCCCACCAGGTTCAGGAACTCGTCGACCTGCTGGTGACCCAGCTGCCGCGCGACGACAGCTCCCCCGGCCGCCTGCACGACGCGGTCCTGCATTACGCGACCCGCACCGACTTCGACCAGGACTGTGAACGCCAGGCAGAACGGTTCGGCCTGACGTTCGGCACCCATGTCACCGCGCTGCTCACCGAAACTGCCCTGCACGAAGCGGACGGACTGGCAGGCCGCATCGAGGCGTCCTTGGGCCACCGCGGCTTTTGGACCTGA
- a CDS encoding MAB_1171c family putative transporter has product MRGPDYYLPALILWTGLAFKVPALRRDRREPTLRAVCAVLLLAGAGFAIGAPPSIALINRLTGVPNFAAPLTYSIVTAYSAACFILMLLWRGGEAPRLRSLVRRWTLAYALVCVALWALFAAGRAPVEQQRNFDTYYAHTPFIREMIVLYLTAHVTAALVTTLLCWRWARLLQGWQRAGLIVITAGWLLNLLFGVVKSTAVAARWADQDWDAINTSVAPIIVSLAGALVAAGYLLPVLVPTAVETLLGWRTYLQLNPLWHALAATENWSTYQPRLSRLASPRIRLVSRESSLQYGLLRLAPYADEAVREDAYDRARAAGASEVEAKAVGTAAMVVVAVDRFGRAVEDEGDPVLEQLASDTAQLVRIARAIRTSAVVTQIVSEYMRAPSKPIAAPRGAADSGERLT; this is encoded by the coding sequence ATGCGCGGCCCGGACTACTACCTGCCGGCTCTGATCCTGTGGACCGGACTCGCCTTCAAAGTTCCTGCGTTGCGCCGCGATCGGCGCGAGCCGACCCTGCGCGCGGTGTGTGCCGTCCTGCTGCTGGCCGGCGCCGGGTTCGCGATCGGCGCCCCGCCCAGCATCGCCTTGATCAACAGGCTCACCGGGGTGCCGAACTTCGCCGCCCCGCTGACCTACTCGATCGTCACCGCGTACTCGGCTGCCTGCTTCATCCTGATGCTGCTGTGGCGCGGCGGTGAGGCGCCCCGGCTCCGCTCGCTGGTCCGCCGGTGGACCCTGGCCTACGCACTGGTGTGCGTGGCGCTGTGGGCGCTGTTCGCCGCCGGCCGGGCGCCCGTCGAGCAGCAGCGCAACTTCGACACGTACTACGCGCACACGCCGTTCATCCGCGAGATGATCGTGCTGTATCTGACCGCGCATGTGACCGCGGCGCTGGTCACCACCCTCCTGTGCTGGCGCTGGGCCCGACTTCTGCAGGGCTGGCAGCGCGCGGGCCTCATTGTCATCACCGCCGGCTGGCTCCTGAACCTGCTGTTCGGCGTCGTCAAGTCGACGGCGGTGGCGGCCCGTTGGGCGGACCAGGACTGGGACGCGATCAACACTTCGGTGGCTCCGATCATCGTGTCTCTGGCCGGAGCCCTGGTGGCGGCCGGTTACCTCCTGCCGGTGCTCGTGCCGACCGCGGTCGAAACGCTGCTCGGCTGGCGCACCTACCTGCAGCTCAACCCTCTCTGGCACGCACTGGCGGCCACGGAGAACTGGAGCACCTACCAGCCGCGGCTGTCGCGCCTGGCCTCGCCACGGATCCGTCTCGTCAGCCGTGAATCCTCCCTCCAGTACGGGCTGCTCCGGCTGGCCCCGTATGCCGACGAAGCCGTCCGAGAGGACGCGTACGACAGGGCCCGCGCCGCAGGTGCATCGGAGGTCGAGGCCAAGGCCGTCGGGACCGCGGCCATGGTCGTGGTGGCCGTCGACCGATTCGGTCGCGCCGTGGAGGACGAGGGCGATCCTGTTCTCGAACAACTCGCCTCGGACACCGCCCAGCTGGTGCGGATCGCGCGCGCGATCCGCACCTCTGCGGTGGTCACGCAGATCGTCAGTGAGTACATGCGTGCGCCAAGCAAACCGATCGCTGCCCCGCGCGGTGCGGCGGACTCCGGGGAACGGCTGACCTAG
- a CDS encoding toxin-antitoxin system, toxin component, protein MRSLRSALVDSIVLPAPATPKALFDSLCTTLSERRARPVRWRAVVFPLRTVSGLWMGLEDRDLIAVERNADPLLQLMIFGHEVWHMEAGHCGGHGEGASIAARLLADEPGMGDVAAALRVSARTEFARDEEMDAEMFGLELGTELRAWLAPVDGRSKDLGELAGRIAASLSGRRRGSG, encoded by the coding sequence ATGCGCAGTCTGCGCTCGGCACTGGTCGACAGCATCGTGCTGCCCGCCCCCGCCACCCCCAAGGCGCTGTTCGACTCTCTGTGCACGACGTTGAGTGAGCGCCGCGCCCGGCCCGTGCGCTGGCGTGCGGTGGTCTTTCCGCTGCGGACGGTGAGCGGGCTGTGGATGGGGCTGGAGGACCGTGACCTCATCGCGGTCGAGCGGAATGCGGATCCTCTCCTGCAGCTCATGATCTTCGGTCATGAGGTCTGGCACATGGAGGCCGGGCACTGCGGCGGCCATGGGGAGGGGGCGTCGATTGCCGCGCGGCTGCTCGCCGACGAGCCCGGGATGGGCGACGTGGCGGCAGCCTTGCGTGTTTCCGCCCGCACCGAGTTCGCCCGCGACGAGGAGATGGATGCCGAGATGTTCGGGCTGGAGCTGGGCACCGAACTGCGTGCCTGGCTGGCGCCCGTCGACGGACGGAGCAAGGACCTCGGCGAGCTCGCCGGCCGGATCGCCGCGTCCCTGAGCGGCCGGCGCCGGGGCTCCGGCTAG
- a CDS encoding NAD(P)/FAD-dependent oxidoreductase has product MNMSSRNASGRRVVIIGGGLTGTLAAAVLAEHAEQVVVIERDPLPEGPLPRRGMPQAQHAHVMWSGGARAVERILPGILDEWMAAGARRIPLPQALVSMTPQGWFRRWPVEMQFLISCSRDLLDWCIRRRVLELGNVTVREQSTVSALIGDAGQVRGVRLATAGQDAEDLHADLVVDASGRGTRAVNWLAYLGTGPVHEEEVDSGVAYATRIYKAPPGTDNYPLVNVQPLANTGRPGQGTIIAPIEDGRWLVTLSGTRGGEPTSNPDEFEAFARGALGVRDPIVGELIAHAVPVSDQVLMSRSTRNRRRFYEKLHTPDGFLALGDAVATYNPVYGHGMSVAALSVVALSEQLREHGLMAPGLSRRVQRAVVEPTDMAWQMATGQDVLYPGATGTPATGAARAVQRYIDRLTLTATARPYATETLLEVMTLSAPATKLFNPTVAWTVLRGPRRPSLSVPPLSPAEKAAVSAGPLGDRRGPDRVA; this is encoded by the coding sequence ATGAACATGTCCAGCCGGAACGCCAGCGGCCGTCGGGTCGTCATCATCGGTGGCGGCCTGACCGGGACGCTGGCCGCCGCGGTCCTCGCGGAGCACGCCGAGCAGGTCGTCGTCATCGAGCGGGACCCACTGCCCGAGGGACCGCTGCCCCGGCGCGGCATGCCCCAGGCGCAGCACGCCCACGTGATGTGGTCGGGGGGTGCGCGCGCCGTCGAGCGGATTTTGCCGGGCATCCTCGATGAGTGGATGGCCGCGGGTGCGCGGCGCATCCCGCTGCCGCAGGCCCTGGTCTCCATGACACCGCAGGGATGGTTCCGCCGCTGGCCCGTCGAGATGCAGTTCCTGATCTCCTGCAGCCGCGATCTGCTGGACTGGTGCATCCGCCGCCGCGTCCTGGAGTTGGGCAACGTCACGGTGCGCGAGCAGAGCACCGTGAGTGCGCTGATCGGTGATGCGGGCCAGGTGCGGGGGGTACGCCTGGCCACCGCCGGGCAGGACGCCGAGGACCTGCACGCTGATCTTGTCGTCGATGCGAGTGGGCGCGGCACCCGTGCGGTCAACTGGCTGGCGTACCTCGGGACCGGTCCGGTGCACGAGGAAGAGGTGGATTCGGGCGTCGCCTATGCGACCCGGATCTACAAGGCTCCCCCGGGCACCGACAACTACCCGCTGGTGAACGTCCAGCCCCTGGCCAACACCGGGCGGCCCGGCCAGGGCACCATCATCGCCCCCATCGAGGACGGCCGGTGGCTGGTGACGCTGTCCGGAACGCGCGGCGGCGAGCCCACCAGCAACCCCGATGAGTTCGAGGCCTTCGCCCGTGGTGCGCTGGGTGTACGGGATCCCATCGTCGGTGAGCTCATCGCGCACGCGGTGCCGGTCAGCGACCAGGTGCTGATGTCCCGCAGCACTCGTAACCGGCGCCGCTTCTACGAGAAGCTCCACACTCCGGACGGGTTCCTCGCGCTGGGCGATGCGGTGGCCACCTACAACCCGGTCTACGGGCACGGCATGTCGGTGGCAGCGCTGAGCGTGGTGGCCTTGAGTGAACAGCTGCGCGAGCACGGCCTGATGGCGCCCGGGCTGTCGCGCCGGGTGCAGCGTGCGGTGGTCGAGCCCACCGACATGGCCTGGCAGATGGCCACCGGGCAGGACGTCCTGTATCCGGGGGCCACCGGGACCCCGGCCACCGGCGCGGCCCGTGCGGTGCAGCGCTACATCGACCGTCTGACCCTGACGGCGACCGCGCGTCCGTACGCCACCGAGACGCTCCTGGAGGTGATGACGCTGTCTGCTCCGGCGACGAAGCTGTTCAACCCCACCGTGGCGTGGACGGTGCTGCGCGGACCCCGCCGTCCCTCGCTCAGCGTGCCCCCCTTGAGCCCCGCGGAAAAGGCGGCCGTTTCCGCCGGGCCGCTCGGCGACCGGCGAGGGCCGGATCGTGTTGCTTAG